GACTGGAGGCGAATCCAACAGTATTTTGTCATACTGGCTTGAAAGGTCATTCAAAACCTCACGCATGCGCTTGGCCTGGAGTATGGTTAGCTGAAAAGTTCCCTTACCGCTTGGCATAACGGACAGCCCTGGGATTTTCGTAGACCTGACACATTCGCTGGCAGTCGACGCCCCGCTCATGAGCTCGCTCAGGCCGGGAGATTTCTCACAGCCTATATGCTGGTGAATGGTCGGACGGCGCAGATCGGAGTCTATTAAAAGGATTCGGTGCCCGGAAAGCGCCATAGCGGTCGCAAGATTGACCAAGGTTGTTGACTTGCCCTCACCGGGGCCAGCGGACTGAACTGCGAGAATTCCTGCGTCATTTCCATCACTGGCCAAATCAATATTGGTCTGCATGACACGGTATGGCTCAGCCATTGGTCCGGAGAAATTAGCTTCACTGACCGAAGCATTATCTCGTGGGATCACTCCAAGAATCGGTAAGCCCAACTCCTGTTCAAGATCCTCAATCGAACGAAAACTGGTATCAAGTAACTCAACCAGAAGAGCCGTCCCAATCCCGAGGGCACCTCCGGCAACCAATGCAAGCAGCATATTCAAAAGCCAACTGGGACGGCCAGGAAAGGCAGTTGGCTCTGCTGGGTTGAGAATTTCGATGCTTTTCTTCGGAGCCTGAAAATCGATTTCCCGCTGCCTCAATGTAAGCTTCAAGGTCTGATATATTTGCTCCTCTTCTCGAAGAATTTCAACAGCATCTTCAAAAGGCCTCATTATATCCCGGGCTGAGGAAATTTGAGCCGCACGTGCTGACAAAAGCTGACCTTCCAATTCCTTGACTCGTGCTTGCGACTCAAGCCATCCCATTTCCAAGGACTTGGCATATCCATCAAGCAAATTGTCCAACTGCTCTTCAATTGTAACCAAATTTCGCTGCCCTGAACGCAATTCCGGATGCGCTTCGCCTAATTGGCTTCTAAGTCGCTCCTGTTGTTGCTGGGCCAACAAATAAGCCTGGAGAAGACTTTGAATATTCTGATCCAAAATGAGCTCCGAATTCACCAGATTGATCCGTTCCTCCCTTGGAATAGCCGCAAAATTCTCCCATCGGGATTTTCGCCCGATCGCCTCAACACGAAGCGAAATGAGCGTTCGCTCGAGTGCTCGAAGATTTTCAATATCCTGGCTAAGCGCCTCAACACTGATATCCACGCCCGAAACCCCCAGCTCGGACCTCAATGCCTCAACAGTGTCTCTTTGTTCAGCAACAGTCTGTTCCTGCTGGGACAACTCGGACTTGAGCCGCTCAATGCCCTCCATCTGGTCGGATACAGCAAAAGCTACGCGATCCTCCGCATATATTTGTGCAATCGCGTTTGCAACCGCTGCAGCAAGCTGAGGATCCTCACGAGCCCAGACGCCAATATCAATCAATGTTGTTCCCGGTTTCGCACTTTCGATGTCCAGCATCTTGTAACGCAGAATGCGATAAGCCATCTCCAGGGTCAGCGTCTCTCCCTCTGCAAATACATTGCCCAACTCCTGACGCAAATCCAGTGCCTCAATTACCTGATAGAGAATTTGTTTGCTGCGTAAAATCTCCAACTGCTCCTGTGTAAAATAAGGGTCGTAGAAGCCGGAACTTTCCGCCTGAAAAAGAGCCACCTTCTCCTCAGGCTTCTGAACACGAATCATCGCCGTGGAAAGATACCATCTCGGCATGAAGGCCGTAACGATGGCAGCGGTAACCAAAACAAGCAGCATCAACGTGGCGATGAGCGACTTGCGTGCACTTAATACACTGAGAATTTGTCCGAGCGAGAGCCCGTCTGCGACCGAGGAGGAAGACACCATGCTAATAGCTTAGAGCAAAACCAATACATCTAGCCCAGCTCATCGCAGTAGGCAAGCGCAGTATTCAAAACCGGATTTAGTAGAGTAATGCCAACTGGCAGTTGCTTGACTTAGGCTTCTCAAAGCCGTTTGTTCGTTCGCTTTAGACTAAACTCTTGTTACCAGTTTTTTTGAAGTCGTGCAAAAAGGCCAAGAAACTTTAGCCCTAAAACAGAAACACACCTTTTAACCAAAATCATTCATTATGCCTTTAACACTTGGAATAGACGCTTCAACTCAAAGTTGCTCAGCTATCGTAATCGATAGCGATGCTGGAAATATTGTTGCCGAAGCTTCCGTTAACTTTGGAGCAGACCTACCACAATACAATGCTCCAAGCGGTTTCATCCCTGGAGGAAAGGATGGCGAAGTGCATTCCGATCCTCTGATGTGGCTGGAAGCTCTCGAATTGTGCATCATTCGATTAAAGGAAGAAGTCGACCTCAGTCAAATTGATGCAATTTCCGGAGCTGGCCAGCAACACGGTACCGTTTACCTGAACGCATCCTGGCCGAATACCCTTAGCTCTCTTAATTCTAGCAGCACACTCGCTGCGCAACTCAAGCAGTGCCTGTCTCGTAAAACGTCGCCAATATGGATGGATACCTCAACAGGCACTGAATGTCAGGAAATTACTGAGTCAGTCGGAGGAGACGAATCTGTTTGTCAAAAAAGCGGTTCCATCGCAATTGAGCGCTTCAGTGGCCCTCAGATCCGTCGTTTTTTCAAGACAGAACCGGAAGCCTATGAAAAAACTCACCGCATTCACATGGTCAGCTCTTTTCTTTGCAGTGTTCTCATTGGAGCAGACGCTCCGATTGACCATGGTGACGGTGCTGGAATGAATTTACTCAATATCAACACTTGGGAATGGGATTTGGACCTGCTCAAGGCCACAGCATCAGATCTCAGCGAAAAACTGCCTCCTGTCAGAGCAAGTGACACAATTGCAGGAAAGATTTCAGACTACTTCTGCAAAAAGTATAGCTTCAAACAAGGCACCCCTGTCGTGACTTTCACAGGAGACAACCCAAGCAGCCTCGTCGGAATGGGTGCGAGCTCAGCCGGAAAAGTTGTCATCAGCCTCGGCACATCAGACACCTTTTTTGCAGCGATGCCCGAAACTGCTACCGACCCGAGAGGCTACGGGCATGTCTTTGGTAATCCAAGTGGCGGCTGCATGACCCTGCAATGCTTCCTCAATGGCTCACTTGCCAGAGAAAAAGTGAAAGACCATTTCAACATGGACTGGGATACCTTCACCACAGCATTAAGTGAAACTCCCGCTGGCAATGATGGAAATCAAATGGTTCCTTTTTTCGGGCCGGAAATCAGCCCGCGAGTTACTATGGAAAAACCTCTTTTAAGAGGCACTGAAAGCTTCACACAATGGCAGGACGCAAATGCCGCCATCCGAGCCTGTGTTGAAGGTCAGTTCCTGAACATGCGTGAACGGACAGCATGGATGAAACTTCAGCCATCCGTAGTCTTTCTGACAGGTGGTGCATCTCAGAATGATGAAATAGCGAAAATCGTAGCCAATGTTTTTAAGGTTCAGGTACAACGTCTTTCTGTCAGTGGTTCCGTAGCACTAGGTGCCGCAATGCGGGCTGCTGTTACCGCAAACGGAACATCTCTCAATGATCTCGAATCAAAGTTCAGCCAACCTGAATCTGGCAAAACAATTCAATTTGATCCAGCTTCAGCTCAAGCTTATGATGGAAATCAATCTCTTTTCGCAGAGCTATAGTCGATTTATTAAAATGCGATAAAACAGCATTGAGATCTTTCCTACTCATCTGAAGATAATTGGATACATATTTGTACTAGATCACCCAAAAAAACAGGCGACTGGATCGTTCCAAGTCGCCTGTGCTGTTTTTTAAAACGTTTTGAGTGGTAGCAGCTATCGGCCCTCAACCTTGTCCAAAAGAACATTGGAGATAAAATTGGAGCGATTACGATTTTCCTTCGCTGCCATTTTATCAATACCCTTAACCAAGCTCTCAGAGAGACTGATGGATATTTGAGTTTTTCCTGCAGCACGTCCGTGAGTACTCTTTGCTGCCTTTTTTGCTGCTTTCTTTGCTACTTTTTTGCGAGCCATAGCCGACAAGACATAACGCCTTCATTTAGGAGGGAAAGCAAATAATTCATAAAAATCACGAAATTTTCGATATCATCATAACTACTGTTTGCGCCAAGTAAATGTAAGCAAAATAATCCAGAAAAAATTAAGCTGATTTTTGATCAAAATCCATTTCTTGCTTGTGGAATTTATCAAAAAAAATTGCACACATTTTGGCATTAACGAATGATCAAGATACTGCTTAAATTATCAAAGCGAATATAAAAAAGAGGCAAGAATGCGGGCTTTTCAAATGATTGCCCATACGCCATCATTACTTTTTTCACACCAAATAAGATCAGATGCTCCAGAACTTAGAAGCAGTTAATAATGAATTCCCGTGGTTCTTCGCCACGGTTGTTTTTATCTTCGGATGCTGCTGGGGCAGCTTTCTCAATGTTGTCATCTATCGTGTTCCGAAAAAATTGTCAGTCGTTACTCCACGATCATTCTGCACAACCAGTAAGAAACCAATACCATGGTACGACAACATTCCAATACTAAGCTGGATCATACTTGGAGGAAAATCACGATTTGATCGTCAGCCTATCAGCATTCGCTACCCTGCAGTCGAACTCCTTACGGGAATCCTTTTTCTCTGTGCCTGGCTACTCCTTCCTCCTGTTGTCGCCCTGGTTGGCTTTCCATTTATCGCAATCCTCATCGCAGGGACATGGATTGATCTCGATCATATGATCCTACCGGACTTCTCGACAATAGGTGGCATGCTGCTTGGCGTCCTTCTCTCTTTTTTATTTCCGGCATTGCATGACTACGCCACAGGAGAGCCCTTTTTAGTGGAAGGAATACGCTCAATGATTGTGGCAGTCATTGGTATTTTTGTCGGTTCCGGAGTCATCCTATGGATAGCAATTCTGGCTGAATCCATTCTGAAAAAGGAGGCCATGGGCTTCGGTGATGTTCTCTTCATGGGATGTATTGGTGCCTTCTGTGGCTGGCAAGGGGCACTCTTTGCAGTCTTCGGCGGTGCTTTAATAGGAACCATCGTCGTGATTCCTCTCATGATCATGGAAAAACTTTTCGGTATAAAAATCCCGGCCCTTGGTAATGTTGAAAACAGCCAAAGTGAGGAAAGCGCAGGTAAAGATACCTCAAAAGAAACGAAAGAACCGACATCAGAAGACAAAGCTGACGATTCAAAGGAAGACACCGATCTTAAAATGGGCACAGCAATTCCCTTTGGGCCATGGCTGGCACTAGGTGCAGTCATTTACTACATATTCCTACGCGGACCTGTAGATAACTATTTCTACACCCTGCAAGAGCTGCTCTTTGGCCAAACCTGGTAATAAACCGCTGGTTCGAGGGCTCCGTACTAAAAGCTAGTCGATTCTTTCAACAGGGATGTCCAATATCCTCGCTGCTTCTTCGCGATTACCAGCGACCGCATTCAGGACCGTTTGAATATAAGCACGCTCTTTCTCTTCGAGGTGTTTGGCCAAACTAATGCAATTTTTAGGATTAATGACACGTGGTTTTTGTGCGCTACTCGCCTGTTCAACCGATCGCTCAATCACCTGCTTGAGTGATTCCAACTGAAATGGTTTTTCAACCACCGCAAAAGCACCAGCCTTCTTTGCCGCTTCCCGTAGATCATCATCCACGAATCCGCTCATAAGCAGGACGACAGCATCCGGATCACGTGCCAATAGCTCGTGAGTAAGCGTGAGACCGTCCATTGTATCCATCGAGTAATCAACGAGAGCGACATCAAAACGAGTCTGCTCAATACACAGGAGAGCTTCCTCACCACTAGCAGCCCCGGCACATAGATAACCAGCTGGACCAATCAGATTTTTAATCATTTCGTGAATGGCCGGAAGGTCATCCACAATCAAAAGCGAGGGTGATGTGCCGGTCTGGGGAAGCTGTGTCATACAAAATAAAGCGATCTATCCTCATCAATCCCTGATGGAAACCCTTCAGACAGACAATAAAATAAGTCCAAAAGGCAGGACAAAATCAAGCCT
The Rubellicoccus peritrichatus DNA segment above includes these coding regions:
- a CDS encoding GumC family protein, which gives rise to MVSSSSVADGLSLGQILSVLSARKSLIATLMLLVLVTAAIVTAFMPRWYLSTAMIRVQKPEEKVALFQAESSGFYDPYFTQEQLEILRSKQILYQVIEALDLRQELGNVFAEGETLTLEMAYRILRYKMLDIESAKPGTTLIDIGVWAREDPQLAAAVANAIAQIYAEDRVAFAVSDQMEGIERLKSELSQQEQTVAEQRDTVEALRSELGVSGVDISVEALSQDIENLRALERTLISLRVEAIGRKSRWENFAAIPREERINLVNSELILDQNIQSLLQAYLLAQQQQERLRSQLGEAHPELRSGQRNLVTIEEQLDNLLDGYAKSLEMGWLESQARVKELEGQLLSARAAQISSARDIMRPFEDAVEILREEEQIYQTLKLTLRQREIDFQAPKKSIEILNPAEPTAFPGRPSWLLNMLLALVAGGALGIGTALLVELLDTSFRSIEDLEQELGLPILGVIPRDNASVSEANFSGPMAEPYRVMQTNIDLASDGNDAGILAVQSAGPGEGKSTTLVNLATAMALSGHRILLIDSDLRRPTIHQHIGCEKSPGLSELMSGASTASECVRSTKIPGLSVMPSGKGTFQLTILQAKRMREVLNDLSSQYDKILLDSPPVIGVSDASVVGGVVDDVILVVQHRRNPKAMTIRARELLRKNKARVLGVVLNRVPVGGGADYSYYTSNYNYYGTKKNVRKSGVDKEPEGFSMVE
- a CDS encoding xylulokinase; translated protein: MPLTLGIDASTQSCSAIVIDSDAGNIVAEASVNFGADLPQYNAPSGFIPGGKDGEVHSDPLMWLEALELCIIRLKEEVDLSQIDAISGAGQQHGTVYLNASWPNTLSSLNSSSTLAAQLKQCLSRKTSPIWMDTSTGTECQEITESVGGDESVCQKSGSIAIERFSGPQIRRFFKTEPEAYEKTHRIHMVSSFLCSVLIGADAPIDHGDGAGMNLLNINTWEWDLDLLKATASDLSEKLPPVRASDTIAGKISDYFCKKYSFKQGTPVVTFTGDNPSSLVGMGASSAGKVVISLGTSDTFFAAMPETATDPRGYGHVFGNPSGGCMTLQCFLNGSLAREKVKDHFNMDWDTFTTALSETPAGNDGNQMVPFFGPEISPRVTMEKPLLRGTESFTQWQDANAAIRACVEGQFLNMRERTAWMKLQPSVVFLTGGASQNDEIAKIVANVFKVQVQRLSVSGSVALGAAMRAAVTANGTSLNDLESKFSQPESGKTIQFDPASAQAYDGNQSLFAEL
- a CDS encoding ribbon-helix-helix domain-containing protein, with the translated sequence MARKKVAKKAAKKAAKSTHGRAAGKTQISISLSESLVKGIDKMAAKENRNRSNFISNVLLDKVEGR
- a CDS encoding prepilin peptidase, yielding MLQNLEAVNNEFPWFFATVVFIFGCCWGSFLNVVIYRVPKKLSVVTPRSFCTTSKKPIPWYDNIPILSWIILGGKSRFDRQPISIRYPAVELLTGILFLCAWLLLPPVVALVGFPFIAILIAGTWIDLDHMILPDFSTIGGMLLGVLLSFLFPALHDYATGEPFLVEGIRSMIVAVIGIFVGSGVILWIAILAESILKKEAMGFGDVLFMGCIGAFCGWQGALFAVFGGALIGTIVVIPLMIMEKLFGIKIPALGNVENSQSEESAGKDTSKETKEPTSEDKADDSKEDTDLKMGTAIPFGPWLALGAVIYYIFLRGPVDNYFYTLQELLFGQTW
- a CDS encoding response regulator gives rise to the protein MTQLPQTGTSPSLLIVDDLPAIHEMIKNLIGPAGYLCAGAASGEEALLCIEQTRFDVALVDYSMDTMDGLTLTHELLARDPDAVVLLMSGFVDDDLREAAKKAGAFAVVEKPFQLESLKQVIERSVEQASSAQKPRVINPKNCISLAKHLEEKERAYIQTVLNAVAGNREEAARILDIPVERID